From a region of the Cucumis sativus cultivar 9930 chromosome 6, Cucumber_9930_V3, whole genome shotgun sequence genome:
- the LOC101207671 gene encoding pentatricopeptide repeat-containing protein At5g42310, chloroplastic: MLLLSPLPLSTRFPATHLSSPPVFLHHHHNPHIATTHLSFSFFSAPATSSSSLVTCYTSSDNLEFDVFENDPVSLQSRRYDFTPLLDFLSRSSAYPKFDSDSDSEVEFDSTFNSGSDSDTASPTSLDPTEFQLAEAYRAVPAPLWHSLLKSLCSSSSSIGLGYAVVSWLQRHNLCFSYELLYSILIHALGRSEKLYEAFILSQKQTLTPLTYNALIGACARNNDLEKALNLMSRMRQDGFQSDFINYSLIIQSLTRTNKIDIPLLQKLYEEIESDKIELDGLLLNDIILGFAKAGDPNRALYFLSMVQASGLNPKTSTFVAVISALGNHGRTEEAEAIFEEMKEGGLKPRIKAFNALLKGYARKGSLKEAESIISEMEKSGLSPDEHTYGLLVDAYANVGRWESARHLLKQMEARNVQPNTFIFSRILASYRDRGEWQKTFEVLREMKNSNVKPDRHFYNVMIDTFGKFNCLDHAMETYDRMLSEGIEPDVVTWNTLIDCHRKHGYHDRAAELFEEMQERGYLPCPTTYNIMINSLGEQEKWDEVKILLGKMQSQGLLPNVVTYTTLVDIYGHSGRFNDAIDCLEAMKSAGLKPSATMYNALINAFAQRGLSEQAVNAYRVMISDGLRPSLLALNSLINAFGEDRRDIEAFSILQYMKENDVKPDVVTYTTLMKALIRVDKFDKVPAVYEEMILSGCTPDGKARAMLRSALRYMKRTLSL; the protein is encoded by the exons ATGCTTCTTCTTTCACCATTGCCACTCTCCACTCGCTTTCCTGCTACTCATTTATCTTCTCCCCCCGTCttcctccaccaccaccacaacCCCCATATTGCAACAACCCATCTctcattttccttcttctccGCCCCAGccacctcctcctcctcccttGTCACTTGTTACACTTCTTCCGACAACCTCGAGTTCGACGTTTTCGAAAACGACCCAGTTTCCCTTCAGAGTCGCCGATACGACTTCACTCCTCTCCTCGACTTCCTTTCCCGGTCTTCGGCCTATCCCAAGTTCGATTCCGATTCCGATTCGGAAGTGGAATTTGACTCTACCTTCAACTCTGGTTCTGACTCTGATACAGCTTCTCCGACCTCCCTCGACCCCACCGAGTTTCAGCTTGCTGAGGCCTATAGGGCCGTCCCGGCGCCTCTCTGGCACTCTCTGCTTAAGTCTCTTtgctcttcttcctcttcgaTTGGGCTAGGTTATGCGGTGGTTTCGTGGCTTCAGAGGCATAATTTGTGTTTCTCCTATGAATTGCTTTACTCGATTCTCATTCATGCACTTGGCCGCTCTGAGAAGCTCTATGAAGCTTTTATTCTCTCCCAGAAGCAAACCCTTACGCCCTTAACGTATAATGCTCTCATTGGTGCTTGTGCTCGCAATAATGATTTGGAGAAGGCTCTAAATTTGATGTCTAGGATGCGACAGGACGGTTTCCAATCTGATTTTATCAACTATAGTTTGATAATTCAGTCGCTTACTCGCACGAATAAGATTGATATCCCACTCTTGCAAAAGCTTTACGAAGAGATTGAGTCTGATAAAATTGAGCTCGATGGGCTGCTCCTTAACGATATCATATTGGGCTTTGCGAAAGCTGGAGATCCCAACCGAGCTCTGTATTTCTTGTCCATGGTACAGGCGAGTGGTTTAAACCCCAAAACTTCTACGTTCGTTGCGGTTATTTCTGCATTGGGAAATCATGGACGGACAGAGGAAGCCGAGGCTATATTTGAGGAAATGAAAGAAGGAGGATTGAAACCAAGAATTAAGGCTTTCAATGCACTTCTTAAAGGTTATGCTAGAAAGGGTTCTCTTAAAGAAGCAGAATCTATTATTTCAGAGATGGAAAAGAGTGGATTATCGCCGGATGAGCACACATATGGTCTTCTCGTTGATGCTTATGCAAATGTGGGCAGGTGGGAAAGTGCTAGGCATCTGTTGAAACAAATGGAAGCTAGAAATGTACAGCCAAATACCTTTATTTTTAGTAGGATTTTAGCTAGTTATCGAGACCGTGGCGAATGGCAGAAAACATTTGAAGTTTTGAGGGAAATGAAAAACAGTAATGTCAAACCTGATAGGCATTTTTACAACGTCATGATTGATACTTTCGGGAAGTTCAATTGCCTTGATCATGCGATGGAAACATATGACCGGATGCTCTCTGAGGGAATTGAACCAGATGTTGTTACTTGGAACACACTTATAGATTGTCATCGTAAGCATGGATACCACGACAGGGCTGCAGAATTGTTCGAGGAAATGCAGGAGCGTGGTTATTTACCTTGCCCCACAACATATAATATTATGATCAATTCATTAGGCGAGCAGGAAAAGTGGGACGAGGTGAAAATCTTGTTAGGAAAGATGCAGAGTCAGGGGTTACTTCCCAATGTGGTAACATACACTACACTTGTTGATATATATGGACATTCAGGGAGGTTTAACGATGCAATTGACTGCTTGGAGGCCATGAAGTCTGCTGGGTTGAAACCCTCCGCAACAATGTATAATGCTTTAATCAATGCCTTTGCTCAAAGA GGTTTGTCAGAGCAGGCAGTAAATGCATATAGAGTTATGATATCAGATGGATTAAGGCCCAGTCTCTTGGCTCTTAATTCATTGATCAATGCATTTGGCGAAGATAGGAGAGATATTGAAGCCTTTTCAATCTTGCAATACATGAAGGAAAAT GATGTGAAGCCTGATGTTGTCACATATACAACGCTTATGAAAGCTTTGATTCGTGTCGACAAATTTGACAAG
- the LOC101214493 gene encoding uncharacterized protein LOC101214493 codes for MSSLTLKPFFPTTKFSFPPPSSSSFFAFPRFSSISFPLKPRNGVSFRLRAYDSSKSDNSDASSADSKPPNGTLPKTRRDILLEYVKNVQPEFMELFVQKAPQQVVEAMRQTVTNMIGTLPPQFFAVTVTTVAENLAQLMYSVMMTGYMFKNAQNRLELQQSLEQVALPEPKDEKDDSNYAAGTQKNVTGEVIRWNNVSGPESIDAKRYIELLEAEIEELNRQVGRKSTNGQNELLEYLKTLEPQNLKELTSSAGEDAVVAMNTFIKRLLVASDPGQMKTSVTETTAPELAKLLYWLMVVGYSIRNIEVRFDMERILGSSPKLAELPPGEIV; via the exons ATGTCTTCGTTGACCCTTAAACCCTTCTTTCCCACCACTAAATTCTCTTTCCCCCCACCATCTTCGTCttctttctttgcttttcCTCGCTTCTCTTCAATTTCCTTCCCTTTGAAGCCCAGAAATGGTGTCTCCTTCCGACTTCGTGCTTACGACTCTTCCAAGAGCGACAATTCCGATGCCTCCTCTGCTGATTCCAAGCCTCCCAACGGTACTTTG CCAAAAACTCGGAGAGACATCCTGCTGGAATATGTTAAAAATGTCCAGCCAGAATTCATGGAATTGTTTGTTCAGAAGGCACCACAACAG GTTGTGGAAGCAATGCGCCAAACAGTCACAAATATGATTGGAACTCTACCTCCACAGTTTTTTGCAGTTACTGTCACCACA GTTGCTGAAAATCTTGCACAGCTCATGTATAGTGTAATGATGACTGGATACATGTTTAAAAATGCTCAAAATCGCTTAGAACTGCAGCAAAGTTTAGAGCAGGTTGCTCTCCCAGAACCAAAGGATGAAAAG GATGATTCAAATTATGCAGCTGGTACTCAAAAGAATGTCACAGGTGAAGTTATCAGGTGGAATAATGTATCTGGTCCGGAGAGTATTGATGCTAAAAGGTACATAGAATTACTTGAAGCAGAGATAGAGGAACTGAATCGTCAAGTGGGTAGAAAATCTACAAATGGGCAAAATGAACTCTTGGAATATCTCAAAACACTTGAACCCCAAAATCTCAAG GAGTTGACAAGTAGCGCTGGTGAGGATGCTGTAGTTGCAATGAATACATTCATAAAGCGCCTATTAGTGGCTTCAGATCCAGGTCAAATGAAG ACAAGTGTAACGGAGACAACAGCACCAGAGCTGGCGAAGCTTCTGTATTGGCTAATGGTGGTCGGGTACAGCATTCGCAACATTGAAGTTCGATTTGACATGGAAAGGATTCTGGGGAGTTCACCTAAGCTGGCAGAATTACCTCCTGGAGAAATTGTGTAA
- the LOC101214256 gene encoding uncharacterized protein LOC101214256 isoform X2 — translation MAASCRLESFPLPSHGGPELRRRRWRRILFGINRLGFTPISCCCSDSMVPIRRATGSGKSVEKQEDWRFDPKKPPRRLRVQATPAMPFASPQSGFVSKPEKFYPRCTPRGSGPQSRDTPPKRDTGIANEKDWGINLLNENVSESGTNEDGSTWYRESGEDLGENGYRCRWTRMGGQSHDGYSEWKETWWEKSDWTGYKELGVEKSGKNVEGDSWWETWQEVLHQDEWSNLARIERSAQKQAKSGTENAGWHEKWWEKYDAKGWTEKGAHKYGRLNEQSWWEKWGEHYDGRGSVLKWTDKWAETELGTKWGDKWEEKFFSGIGSRQGETWHVSPSGERWSRTWGEEHFGNGKVHKYGKSTTGESWDIVVDEETYYEAEPHYGWADVVGDSSQLLSIEARERPPGVYPNLDFGSTPPAPTEEPPQELPPSE, via the exons ATGGCTGCCTCTTGCAGACTCGAGTCTTTTCCTTTGCCTTCCCATGGGGGCCCGGAGCTTCGGCGGCGGAGATGGAGGAGGATTTTGTTTGGGATTAATCGACTTGGGTTTACTCCTATTAGTTGCTGTTGTTCTGATTCTATGGTTCCTATACGCAGAGCTACTGGGTCTGGGAAGAGTGTTGAGAAGCAAGAAGATTGGCGTTTCGATCCCAAAAAACCCCCTCGTAGACTCCGTGTTCAAGCCACTCCCGCAATGCCCTTTGCCTCTCCTCA ATCTGGGTTTGTTTCCAAACCTGAAAAGTTTTATCCTCGATGCACACCAAGGGGCTCTGGTCCACAGTCACGTGATACTCCGCCAAAAAGAG ACACTGGTATTGCAAATGAGAAGGACTGGGGGATCAACctgttaaatgaaaatgttagCGAGTCTGGTACGAATGAAGATGGCAGTACTTGGTATCGGGAGAGTGGGGAGGACCTTGGTGAGAATGGATACAGATGTAGATGGACTAGAATGGGTGGTCAATCGCATGACGGTTACTCAGAATGGAAAGAAACG TGGTGGGAGAAAAGTGACTGGACTGGATACAAAGAGCTAG GAGTGGAAAAATCGGGTAAAAATGTCGAAGGTGATTCATGGTGGGAAACATGGCAAGAAGTTCTTCATCAAGACGAATGGAG TAATCTTGCAAGGATTGAGAGGAGTGCACAGAAACAAGCAAAATCTGGCACAGAAAATGCTGGATGGCATGAGAAATG GTGGGAGAAATACGATGCCAAAGGATGGACTGAGAAAGGAGCACATAAATACGGTAGATTGAATGAACAGTCATGGTGGGAGAAGTGGGGGGAGCATTATGACGGAAGGGGATCTGTTCTTAAATG GACAGATAAGTGGGCTGAAACTGAACTAGGTACAAAATGGGGAGACAAATGGGAAGAGAAGTTCTTTTCTGGAATTGGTTCTCGACAAGGGGAGACTTGGCATGTATCTCCTAGTGGTGAAC GTTGGTCAAGAACGTGGGGCGAAGAACACTTTGGAAATGG TAAAGTGCACAAATATGGAAAGAGTACGACAGGGGAAAGTTGGGATATTGTCGTGGATGAAGAAACATATTATGA GGCTGAGCCTCACTACGGATGGGCAGATGTAGTTGGCGACTCCAGTCAGTTGCTGTCAATAGAAGCTCGAGAGAGGCCACCCGGTGTCTACCCTAATCTCGACTTTGGATCAACTCCCCCTGCTCCAACCGAGGAACCACCACAAGAATTGCCTCCTTCAGAATGA
- the LOC101214256 gene encoding uncharacterized protein LOC101214256 isoform X1: MAASCRLESFPLPSHGGPELRRRRWRRILFGINRLGFTPISCCCSDSMVPIRRATGSGKSVEKQEDWRFDPKKPPRRLRVQATPAMPFASPQSGFVSKPEKFYPRCTPRGSGPQSRDTPPKRDTGIANEKDWGINLLNENVSESGTNEDGSTWYRESGEDLGENGYRCRWTRMGGQSHDGYSEWKETWWEKSDWTGYKELGVEKSGKNVEGDSWWETWQEVLHQDEWSNLARIERSAQKQAKSGTENAGWHEKWWEKYDAKGWTEKGAHKYGRLNEQSWWEKWGEHYDGRGSVLKWTDKWAETELGTKWGDKWEEKFFSGIGSRQGETWHVSPSGELELTAFPSHVQGWSRTWGEEHFGNGKVHKYGKSTTGESWDIVVDEETYYEAEPHYGWADVVGDSSQLLSIEARERPPGVYPNLDFGSTPPAPTEEPPQELPPSE; the protein is encoded by the exons ATGGCTGCCTCTTGCAGACTCGAGTCTTTTCCTTTGCCTTCCCATGGGGGCCCGGAGCTTCGGCGGCGGAGATGGAGGAGGATTTTGTTTGGGATTAATCGACTTGGGTTTACTCCTATTAGTTGCTGTTGTTCTGATTCTATGGTTCCTATACGCAGAGCTACTGGGTCTGGGAAGAGTGTTGAGAAGCAAGAAGATTGGCGTTTCGATCCCAAAAAACCCCCTCGTAGACTCCGTGTTCAAGCCACTCCCGCAATGCCCTTTGCCTCTCCTCA ATCTGGGTTTGTTTCCAAACCTGAAAAGTTTTATCCTCGATGCACACCAAGGGGCTCTGGTCCACAGTCACGTGATACTCCGCCAAAAAGAG ACACTGGTATTGCAAATGAGAAGGACTGGGGGATCAACctgttaaatgaaaatgttagCGAGTCTGGTACGAATGAAGATGGCAGTACTTGGTATCGGGAGAGTGGGGAGGACCTTGGTGAGAATGGATACAGATGTAGATGGACTAGAATGGGTGGTCAATCGCATGACGGTTACTCAGAATGGAAAGAAACG TGGTGGGAGAAAAGTGACTGGACTGGATACAAAGAGCTAG GAGTGGAAAAATCGGGTAAAAATGTCGAAGGTGATTCATGGTGGGAAACATGGCAAGAAGTTCTTCATCAAGACGAATGGAG TAATCTTGCAAGGATTGAGAGGAGTGCACAGAAACAAGCAAAATCTGGCACAGAAAATGCTGGATGGCATGAGAAATG GTGGGAGAAATACGATGCCAAAGGATGGACTGAGAAAGGAGCACATAAATACGGTAGATTGAATGAACAGTCATGGTGGGAGAAGTGGGGGGAGCATTATGACGGAAGGGGATCTGTTCTTAAATG GACAGATAAGTGGGCTGAAACTGAACTAGGTACAAAATGGGGAGACAAATGGGAAGAGAAGTTCTTTTCTGGAATTGGTTCTCGACAAGGGGAGACTTGGCATGTATCTCCTAGTGGTGAAC TGGAACTAACTGCCTTCCCGTCACATGTACAAGGTTGGTCAAGAACGTGGGGCGAAGAACACTTTGGAAATGG TAAAGTGCACAAATATGGAAAGAGTACGACAGGGGAAAGTTGGGATATTGTCGTGGATGAAGAAACATATTATGA GGCTGAGCCTCACTACGGATGGGCAGATGTAGTTGGCGACTCCAGTCAGTTGCTGTCAATAGAAGCTCGAGAGAGGCCACCCGGTGTCTACCCTAATCTCGACTTTGGATCAACTCCCCCTGCTCCAACCGAGGAACCACCACAAGAATTGCCTCCTTCAGAATGA
- the LOC101214013 gene encoding WD repeat-containing protein DWA2 produces MVPVASAMQGGSSGIGYGLKYQARCIADVKADTDHTSFITGTLSLKDENEVHLIRLSSSGSELICEGLFSHPNEIWDLASCPFEQRIFSTVFSTGENFGAAIWQIPELYGELNSPQLERVTSLDEHASKINCVIWWPSGRHDKLISIDEENIFLWSLDCSRKTAQVQSKESAGMLHYFSGGTWDPHDSNAIAATSESSVQFWDLRTMKKTDSIACSAYVRNVDYNPKKKHLLVTAEDETGISIWDLRRPKVPIQQLPGHTHWTSAVRCNPEYDGLILSAGTDSAVNLWLASMSDDEPKSERKVDSSPRQCDPLLHSYSDYEDSVYGLAWSFREPWIFASLSYDGRVVVESVKPFLSR; encoded by the exons ATGGTGCCTGTCGCTTCCGCCATGCAAGGTGGTTCATCAGGCATTGGCTACGGCCTCAAATACCAG GCTCGATGCATTGCCGATGTCAAAGCAGATACTGATCACACCAGCTTCATAACCGGCACTCTCAGCctcaaagatgaaaatgag GTGCATTTGATTCGACTCTCATCGAGTGGATCCGAACTCATATGCGAAGGTTTGTTTTCTCACCCCAATGAGATCTGGGACCTGGCGTCTTGCCCCTTCGAACAGCGCATTTTCTCTACCGTCTTCTCCACTG gtgaaAACTTTGGGGCAGCAATATGGCAAATCCCTGAGTTATATGGTGAATTGAATTCTCCTCAGTTGGAACGGGTGACATCACTTGATGAACATGCTAGTAAGATCAATTG CGTTATTTGGTGGCCATCTGGAAGGCATGATAAGCTGATCAGCATTGATgaggaaaatatttttctatggAGCTTGGATTGTTCAAGAAAAACTGCTCAG GTACAATCAAAGGAGTCCGCTGGGATGCTTCATTATTTTTCTGGAGGGACGTGGGATCCACATGATTCAAATGCTATTGCAGCAACTAGTGAATCATCCGTTCAATTTTGGGATTTAAGGACAATGAA GAAGACAGACTCAATTGCATGCTCTGCGTATGTTCGCAATGTGGATTACAACCCCAAAAAGAAGCATTTACTT GTAACTGCTGAGGATGAAACTGGAATATCTATCTGGGACCTTAGAAGGCCAAAAGTCCCGATCCAACAACTTCCTGGGCATACCCACTG GACATCTGCTGTTCGTTGTAATCCTGAATATGATGGGCTAATTTTG AGCGCTGGTACCGATTCTGCTGTCAACTTATGGTTGGCATCCATGTCTGATGATGAACCAAAATCTGAAAG GAAGGTTGATTCATCACCACGGCAATGTGATCCATTATTGCATTCTTACAGCGACTACGAAGACAGTGTTTATG GCCTTGCTTGGAGCTTTCGTGAGCCTTGGATCTTCGCATCACTGTCCTACGATGGGAGG GTTGTTGTTGAATCAGTGAAGCCTTTTCTCTCAAGATAA
- the LOC101207424 gene encoding uncharacterized protein LOC101207424, protein MVGVFRRSLSFPNKPLSSAAAPRPPKPRISRHLRSISLPCRSHPLISSLKDEIANLKSWSSTDNRTAAWLCRGLAAVKLVHDYLDDILQLPQSREAMRRLSATWVESVLEGFLRFIDAYGIFQNLILGFLEEHVAAQVGMRRKEETKVELYKKAKKRMAKETGELGSVVRAGVTVVAEVEVEEEELTAAVKDVMEVTGMVSVAVFEGIGMSLGWRRRNRNWMRKGKKVKLESGIMEFMEMGVKKSEEDEVRMKDLEEWIRSIQDGTQNFFRTLMNTRVSILNALSH, encoded by the coding sequence ATGGTGGGCGTTTTCCGCCGTTCTCTTTCTTTCCCAAACAAGCCGCTTTCCTCCGCCGCCGCCCCCCGTCCACCCAAGCCTCGAATTTCCCGCCACCTTCGATCCATCAGTTTACCCTGCAGATCCCATCCCTTGATCTCCTCTCTCAAGGACGAGATCGCCAATCTCAAATCCTGGTCGTCCACCGACAACCGCACTGCCGCCTGGCTCTGCCGCGGCCTAGCCGCCGTGAAACTCGTACATGACTACCTTGACGACATCCTACAACTCCCTCAGTCACGTGAGGCCATGCGTCGACTCTCCGCTACGTGGGTAGAGAGCGTTCTAGAAGGCTTCCTCCGCTTCATCGATGCTTACGGAATCTTCCAGAACCTCATCCTGGGGTTCTTAGAAGAGCACGTGGCAGCGCAGGTGGGAATGAGGAGAAAAGAGGAGACAAAAGTGGAGTTGTACAAAAAAGCGAAAAAACGGATGGCCAAAGAAACAGGGGAGTTGGGTTCGGTGGTGCGGGCGGGTGTGACGGTGGTTGCGGAGGTGGAGGTGGAAGAGGAGGAGCTGACGGCGGCAGTGAAGGATGTGATGGAGGTGACGGGGATGGTTTCGGTGGCGGTTTTTGAAGGGATCGGAATGTCGTTGGGATGGAGGAGGAGGAATAGGAATTGGATGAGGAAAGGGAAGAAGGTGAAATTGGAGAGTGGGATAATGGAGTTTATGGAAATGGGTGTAAAGAAGAGTGAGGAAGATGAGGTGAGAATGAAGGATTTGGAGGAGTGGATTAGGAGTATACAAGATGGGACTCAGAATTTCTTTAGGACTTTGATGAATACTAGAGTTTCGATACTCAATGCTCTCTCCcattaa